CCTGGAGGGAATTCCAAGCAGGAAGTTGGCAAAGCCGTTCGTTGTAAGCGAAGTATCAAACGTAAATTGGCCGTAGTTGTTCAGAAGCGTTGCTTGGTCATCTTTCTCCAGCGATACCTCGCCGCCGAACCGCATATTGTGCCGGCCATGATTGAGGCTGAACACGTCCCGGAGAGAGTACATATTTGATCCCGCGACCGGTCCGGCAATTGCAGAGCCCAGAGTGAAGTACCCGTTCACGGTTATTTGCGGCAACGAAGGCGTGCCCTGAGGCAAGAATGTAGAGCCGAAATCGCGAAGCGACATGTCGCTCGACGCGCACGCGCCTTCAATTCCTGCGCAGACGTTCAGGCGGCCGCCCATCATTCGCGAGTACACCAGCCATGTCTGGTTCACCATGCTGGAGTTGATGATGTACGTGTCGCTTACATTGACGTTGGTCTGACGCCACTTATATTGCTGCTCTGACCACGGCACATTTGAACTGCCGCCATTGACGGAATTGTCTCCCGCATTGGTAAAGAAAGAGCCCGACAGTTGGTGTTTCGCCGTCAACTGATGGTCAATCTTGATCAGGTAATCGTCGCTGTTGTATGGGTTCACGTGGAACCCTTGATAGTTGTTTGTGCTCGTTATAGCGTTTGGCTGCGGGATGAAAGTATTCAGAATCTTGAGCGCCGCCGGATCCATTCGATTCTGGGGAATTACGTTGCCAGGGAAACAACCAGCTGTGTTGACGACGCCGTTGACAACATTGCCGCACTTCAGCCCCGCAGCAAGACGCACGGGATCGGCAATATACACAGGCTTTCCCTTCGAGAGAGTCTTCGAGAAGTCGCCCGCTCTCTCGAGTTCTGTGGGGACGATTGCAGAGTTCATAAAGCTTGACGTTACTTGACGAAGCCCGGCATAAGAACCGAAGAAGAAGGTCTTATTTTTCTTGATCGGGCCGCCTAATGTGAAACCGAATTGGTTCCGATGCAGCGGGCCGCTGCCCTGCTGAGAACCCCACGGCTTGGCGTTCAGCTTGTCGTTGCGCCAGAATTCGAACGCTGATCCGTGAAACTCGTTCGTGCCGGACTTCGTGACCACGTTCACGACGCCGTTTGCAAAGCGGCCGTATTCTGCGCTGTATGCATTCGTTTGAACGCGGAACTCCTGGATTGCATCCGGGTTCGGCAGCGGGTTGCCCGTATTGCGCAGCCCAGTCATATTGGTTCCGCCATCCAGGAAGTAGTTCACCGTGCCGGTGTAGTTGCCATCAGAGCCGCCATTAATGAGCGTCTTCTGCACAGGGAAGCCAAGCGCAATCTCGTTGACGTTCGACTGCACGCCGGGGGTGATGTCCAACAACTTGTATACGTTTCGATTGACTAGAGGCAAAGATTGGATTTCGACGTTCTGAATGGTTTGGCCGATTTCGGCGTTATTCGTATTCACCAGCGGCGCCGCGCCCGCTACCTCGACAAGTTCTTCCACTGCGCCGGGTTTGAGTATGGCATCAAAGCGCCCGCTCTGATTAATCTCGAGAACCATCCCCTTCTGCACATATTTGCTAAAACCCTGAGCTGCCACTTCGATGTTGTAAGAACCGATCGGTAGAAACTCGATCCGATATTCTCCACGATCGTTAGTCTTAGCGGTCCGAACCAGGTTGGTTCCGATGTTGGTAGCCGTAACAGCAGCACCCACAACCACCGCACCCGATGCATCTTTCACAGTTCCTGACAGCATTGCGGTCGTTAGCTGAG
Above is a genomic segment from Clostridia bacterium containing:
- a CDS encoding carboxypeptidase regulatory-like domain-containing protein, translated to MRNKLIVVCLMFILCVAGAQAQLTTAMLSGTVKDASGAVVVGAAVTATNIGTNLVRTAKTNDRGEYRIEFLPIGSYNIEVAAQGFSKYVQKGMVLEINQSGRFDAILKPGAVEELVEVAGAAPLVNTNNAEIGQTIQNVEIQSLPLVNRNVYKLLDITPGVQSNVNEIALGFPVQKTLINGGSDGNYTGTVNYFLDGGTNMTGLRNTGNPLPNPDAIQEFRVQTNAYSAEYGRFANGVVNVVTKSGTNEFHGSAFEFWRNDKLNAKPWGSQQGSGPLHRNQFGFTLGGPIKKNKTFFFGSYAGLRQVTSSFMNSAIVPTELERAGDFSKTLSKGKPVYIADPVRLAAGLKCGNVVNGVVNTAGCFPGNVIPQNRMDPAALKILNTFIPQPNAITSTNNYQGFHVNPYNSDDYLIKIDHQLTAKHQLSGSFFTNAGDNSVNGGSSNVPWSEQQYKWRQTNVNVSDTYIINSSMVNQTWLVYSRMMGGRLNVCAGIEGACASSDMSLRDFGSTFLPQGTPSLPQITVNGYFTLGSAIAGPVAGSNMYSLRDVFSLNHGRHNMRFGGEVSLEKDDQATLLNNYGQFTFDTSLTTNGFANFLLGIPSRITQDSPVEPSTSTYNIATFFQDDFRVLPNLTLNLGLRWDIQTPPTDTMDRMSTFIPGQKSVVNPNAPVGLVFPGDEGVSRGIVPVRWGHISPRFGFAYDPWNDGKTSIRGGAGLFWGSISGNEWNQTSNFQPFSTRLTFTNTGTINGATLSDPYRNYTGGAPFPYNGQFTNGGSTLGIAPGFDWPYTYQLNLSVQRQLTSTTSTSVAYVGSMSHNLPFSYDLNYPVLDQTSQKSGTSVQNRRPNQAFGSISQTMSNQTSSYNSLQVTGNKRMSHNVNVTTSYVWSKTLCSAQLQGGSTGVAQNLGKLWEDRGPCDSDVRHAFNLAIVFQPDYYHGDSKVLGHILNGWQISPIFRVRSGSPFSVLNGLDANMDGYGNDRAQLIGDPFLSDRSKDQWFNTAAFVQNVPVEAVKDPSNPTKLINGAPVDGNSPRNFLYGPGAKYLDLALSRTFKFTERYKLEFRGEATNALNIVNLNDPSANMSNLNTFGKISGARSMREIQLGLRLLF